The Nocardioides panzhihuensis genome has a segment encoding these proteins:
- a CDS encoding L-talarate/galactarate dehydratase produces the protein MAADRIKSLNLSHVVLPLDNPVSDAKVLTGRQKPLTETVLLFVEVTTEQGFEGMGFSYSKRAGGPAQFAHLKEIAQVAIGQDPSDIAKIYESLMWAGASVGRSGVATQAVAALDVALYDLKARRAGLPLAKLLGAHRDSCRVYNTSGGFLQAGVEEIKEKATASLEAGIGGIKIKVGQPDWAEDLRRVAAIREHLGDTPLMVDANQQWDRARARRMCRELEQFDLIWIEEPLDAWDAVGHADLSRVFDTPIATGEMLTSVPEHMALIDAGYRGIVQPDAPRIGGITPFLKFATLAAHAGLALAPHYAMEIHLHLAAAYPTEPWVEHFEWLNPLFEERIDIHDGRMWVPDRPGLGFTLSDQMRKLTVETAKFSV, from the coding sequence ATGGCCGCCGACCGCATCAAGTCACTGAACCTCTCCCACGTCGTCCTCCCTCTCGACAACCCGGTCAGCGACGCCAAGGTGCTCACCGGGCGGCAGAAGCCGCTCACCGAGACCGTGCTGCTCTTCGTCGAGGTGACCACCGAGCAGGGCTTCGAGGGGATGGGCTTCAGCTACTCGAAGCGCGCCGGTGGTCCGGCGCAGTTCGCTCACCTCAAGGAGATCGCCCAGGTCGCGATCGGCCAGGACCCCTCCGACATCGCGAAGATCTACGAGTCGCTGATGTGGGCCGGCGCCTCCGTCGGCCGCAGCGGAGTGGCGACCCAGGCCGTGGCCGCCCTCGACGTGGCGCTCTACGACCTCAAGGCCCGCCGTGCCGGCCTGCCTCTGGCCAAGCTGCTCGGTGCCCACCGCGACTCCTGCCGCGTCTACAACACCTCCGGCGGCTTCCTCCAAGCGGGCGTGGAGGAGATCAAGGAGAAGGCGACCGCTTCGCTCGAGGCCGGCATCGGCGGCATCAAGATCAAGGTCGGCCAGCCCGACTGGGCCGAGGACCTGCGCCGGGTCGCCGCGATCCGCGAGCACCTCGGTGACACGCCGCTCATGGTCGACGCCAACCAGCAGTGGGACCGTGCCCGTGCCCGCCGGATGTGCCGCGAGCTCGAGCAGTTCGACCTGATCTGGATCGAGGAGCCGCTCGACGCCTGGGACGCGGTCGGCCACGCCGATCTCTCGCGCGTCTTCGACACCCCGATCGCGACCGGCGAGATGCTGACCTCGGTGCCCGAGCACATGGCGCTGATCGACGCGGGCTACCGCGGCATCGTGCAGCCGGACGCGCCTCGCATCGGTGGCATCACCCCGTTCCTGAAGTTCGCCACCCTCGCCGCCCACGCCGGTCTCGCGCTCGCGCCGCACTACGCGATGGAGATCCACCTGCACCTGGCCGCGGCCTACCCGACCGAGCCGTGGGTCGAGCACTTCGAGTGGCTCAACCCGCTCTTCGAGGAGCGCATCGACATCCACGACGGCCGGATGTGGGTGCCGGACCGTCCGGGTCTCGGCTTCACGCTCAGCGACCAGATGCGCAAGCTCACCGTGGAGACGGCTAAGTTCTCGGTATGA
- a CDS encoding alpha-hydroxy acid oxidase yields MPRWRDLAPFLQPRPFHWRAADRRLARCLSVDDLEHAARRRVPTAVWDYVYGGSDGEHAMRRNREAFDRVELRPTAFGQVGEPDVRTTILGQPAAAPVVLAPTGYTRLSHHTGERAVAAAAAAAGLPYTLSTYATTSITDAARAAPQGRNWFQVYLMKDRAVTLDHIAEAASQGYEALMLTIDTTVTGMKRKDKLNGFAIPPQLSLRTFADMARHPGWVANILTTEPLRFATFPEGSHYGRWGMSNELREQAIRPADIGWLKEHWNGPVVVKGVLSVADAAAAVEAGADALVLSNHGGRQLDRAPVPLELLSAVVDAVGDRAEVYLDSGVRSGGDIAAALGLGARGVMIGRPYLYGLMVAGRQGVDAGLTLLVEELRRAMCLLGTPDIAAIGPEHVRLRSA; encoded by the coding sequence GTGCCCCGATGGCGCGATCTCGCGCCGTTCCTGCAGCCGCGCCCGTTCCACTGGCGAGCCGCCGACCGCCGGCTGGCCCGCTGCCTCAGCGTCGACGACCTGGAGCACGCCGCTCGGCGGCGGGTCCCGACCGCGGTCTGGGACTACGTCTACGGCGGCTCGGACGGCGAGCACGCGATGCGCCGGAACCGGGAGGCCTTCGACCGTGTCGAGCTGCGGCCCACGGCCTTCGGTCAGGTGGGCGAGCCCGACGTGCGTACGACGATCCTCGGGCAGCCCGCAGCAGCACCCGTCGTGCTGGCTCCGACCGGCTACACCCGGCTCAGTCACCACACCGGCGAGCGGGCGGTCGCCGCGGCGGCCGCCGCGGCCGGGCTGCCCTACACGCTCTCGACCTACGCGACCACCTCGATCACCGACGCGGCCCGCGCGGCCCCGCAGGGGCGAAACTGGTTCCAGGTCTACCTGATGAAGGACCGGGCGGTGACCCTCGACCACATCGCCGAGGCGGCCTCGCAGGGCTATGAGGCGCTGATGCTGACCATCGACACGACCGTGACCGGCATGAAACGCAAGGACAAGCTCAACGGCTTCGCGATCCCGCCTCAGCTCAGCCTGCGTACGTTCGCGGACATGGCGCGCCACCCCGGCTGGGTCGCCAACATCCTGACCACCGAGCCGCTGCGGTTCGCGACGTTCCCCGAGGGGTCGCACTACGGCCGCTGGGGCATGTCCAACGAGCTGCGCGAGCAGGCGATCCGGCCCGCGGACATCGGCTGGCTCAAGGAGCACTGGAACGGCCCGGTGGTGGTCAAGGGCGTGCTCTCGGTCGCCGATGCGGCGGCCGCCGTCGAGGCCGGGGCCGACGCGCTGGTGCTCTCCAACCACGGTGGCCGCCAGCTCGACCGCGCACCGGTCCCGCTGGAGCTGCTGTCGGCGGTGGTCGACGCGGTGGGCGACCGGGCCGAGGTGTACCTCGACTCCGGCGTGCGCTCCGGTGGCGACATCGCGGCCGCCCTCGGTCTCGGCGCTCGCGGCGTGATGATCGGGCGGCCCTACCTCTACGGCCTCATGGTCGCCGGCCGGCAGGGGGTCGACGCCGGCCTGACCCTGCTGGTCGAGGAGCTGCGGCGGGCGATGTGCCTGCTCGGCACCCCCGACATCGCCGCGATCGGCCCCGAGCACGTCCGGCTGCGCTCGGCGTGA
- a CDS encoding FAD-binding oxidoreductase: MTANLVHDLRTALGESAVVTDPADMAAYVTDWTGSFTGTALAVVRPASTAEVATAVRLCAAAGVGVVPQGGNTGLVGGGVPDSGGDQIVISLGRMRRVREVDPVADTLTVEAGTPLATVQEAAAAAGRLFPLSLGSEGSCTIGGTIATNAGGTAVLRYGMMRELVLGLEVVLPDGRVWDGLRPLRKDNTGYDLKQLFIGSEGTLGVVTAAVLRLLPATPRRATAFVALESVEAATALLPLLREHGGGQLTTWELLGRQAVDLVLAHLPGARDPFPERHAWYGLVELAGTSADVDERLEEALADASEQGLLVDAVLAGSPAQRESLWALREGVSEAQKSEGATLKHDVTLPITALSRFVAEVGPRLLTALPGLRLVTYGHIGDGNLHYNISAPVGDDAALKREAPALTRIVYDAVTALGGSISAEHGIGALKRDAAAAYKTGVEVDLLRAVKQAIDPDGVMNPRKVVPG; this comes from the coding sequence ATGACCGCCAACCTCGTCCACGACCTGCGTACCGCTCTCGGCGAGAGCGCCGTGGTGACCGATCCTGCCGACATGGCGGCATACGTCACCGACTGGACCGGCAGCTTCACCGGCACCGCCCTCGCGGTGGTGCGCCCGGCCTCGACCGCCGAGGTCGCCACCGCGGTGAGGCTGTGTGCGGCCGCCGGCGTCGGGGTCGTCCCCCAGGGCGGCAACACCGGTCTGGTCGGCGGCGGCGTGCCCGACTCCGGTGGCGACCAGATCGTGATCTCGCTCGGCCGGATGCGCCGCGTCCGGGAGGTCGACCCGGTCGCCGACACCCTCACCGTCGAGGCCGGCACACCGCTCGCGACCGTCCAGGAGGCCGCCGCGGCCGCCGGTCGGCTGTTCCCGCTCTCGCTCGGCTCGGAGGGCTCGTGCACCATCGGCGGCACGATCGCGACCAACGCCGGCGGCACCGCGGTGCTGCGCTACGGGATGATGCGCGAGCTGGTGCTGGGCCTCGAGGTCGTCCTCCCCGACGGCCGGGTCTGGGACGGGCTGCGGCCGCTGCGCAAGGACAACACCGGCTACGACCTCAAGCAGCTGTTCATCGGGTCGGAGGGCACGCTCGGCGTGGTCACCGCTGCGGTGCTGCGGCTGCTGCCGGCGACACCGCGCCGGGCGACGGCGTTCGTGGCGCTCGAGTCGGTCGAGGCGGCGACCGCGCTCCTCCCGCTGCTCCGCGAGCACGGCGGCGGACAGCTGACCACCTGGGAGCTGCTCGGGCGCCAGGCCGTCGACCTCGTCCTCGCCCACCTGCCTGGCGCCCGTGACCCGTTCCCGGAACGGCACGCGTGGTACGGACTCGTCGAGCTCGCCGGCACCTCCGCCGACGTCGACGAGCGGCTCGAGGAGGCCCTCGCGGACGCCTCCGAGCAGGGCCTGCTCGTCGACGCGGTCCTCGCCGGCAGCCCCGCTCAGCGCGAGTCGCTGTGGGCTCTGCGCGAAGGGGTCTCCGAGGCACAGAAGAGCGAGGGCGCGACCCTCAAGCACGACGTCACCCTGCCGATCACCGCCCTGTCCCGGTTCGTCGCCGAGGTCGGGCCAAGGCTGCTGACAGCGCTGCCGGGGCTGCGGCTGGTGACGTACGGCCACATCGGGGACGGCAACCTGCACTACAACATCTCCGCGCCGGTCGGCGACGATGCGGCGCTGAAGCGGGAGGCGCCCGCCCTGACCCGGATCGTCTACGACGCCGTCACCGCGCTCGGCGGCAGCATCTCCGCCGAGCACGGGATCGGTGCGCTCAAGCGGGATGCCGCTGCGGCGTACAAGACGGGGGTCGAGGTCGACCTCCTGCGAGCCGTCAAGCAGGCGATCGACCCCGACGGGGTCATGAACCCCCGAAAAGTGGTCCCCGGCTAG
- a CDS encoding TetR/AcrR family transcriptional regulator has translation MQEGTARPVRKRQARGERRIQQILHAAAAVIAEKGYDAASTNAIATEAGISPGSLYQFFGNKEEIARALAEYYAGELTRLRTQTIDPAAQADVGLDELVETVLASLLEFNLAHPGFKALFARTDMPPALREAVAPAHQVVHAGIADLVASRFPDRGRDEVDLMSTVAIQIVRGMTPLLVDAPDEATRSALSEQLRVALLAYLRTYA, from the coding sequence ATGCAAGAGGGGACGGCTCGGCCGGTCCGAAAGCGGCAGGCCAGGGGCGAGCGGCGGATTCAGCAGATCCTGCATGCCGCGGCGGCGGTGATCGCCGAGAAGGGCTACGACGCGGCCTCGACGAACGCGATCGCGACCGAGGCAGGCATCTCCCCGGGCTCGCTCTACCAGTTCTTCGGCAACAAGGAGGAGATCGCCAGAGCGCTGGCGGAGTACTACGCCGGTGAGCTCACCCGGCTGCGTACGCAGACCATCGACCCGGCCGCGCAGGCCGACGTCGGTCTCGACGAGCTCGTCGAGACGGTTCTCGCCTCGCTGCTGGAGTTCAACCTCGCCCACCCCGGGTTCAAGGCTCTCTTCGCTCGCACGGACATGCCGCCGGCGCTGCGTGAGGCCGTGGCGCCGGCCCATCAGGTCGTCCATGCCGGGATCGCCGACCTGGTCGCCTCCCGTTTCCCCGACCGTGGCCGCGACGAGGTCGACCTGATGAGCACCGTCGCCATCCAGATCGTCCGCGGCATGACGCCGCTCCTCGTCGACGCGCCCGACGAGGCGACCCGCTCCGCGCTGTCGGAGCAGCTACGCGTGGCGCTGCTCGCCTATCTGCGCACATACGCCTAG
- a CDS encoding MMPL family transporter, with product MSIHSQTYPAPTPPETTRRSSRLEALAGLVYRRRLVVIIAAIVVSLGLLVVAAGAMSTFVLSRWEAAGTESVRAQDELADRFGTGNANLILVVTATSGSVDDPTVARAAEQLGDELADEEAVAEVWSYWSGPAPDATMRSEDRSSGVILAHVTGDATSAREAIRGYLPDYTRDGSAGPIEVRIAGSEAASTQIGEQATADFVRAEMVIIPLMLILLIVIYRRLSSALLTLGVGLFSVLATLAGLRALTGMVEIASFAANITLVMGIGLGVDYSLFVISRFREALGRGAGVEEALRETLRTSGRTVLFSGATVAAAMAVLLILPFDFLRSFAWAGILTVITAGIGALVILPAALAVLGERWARRGITVPAQRPVEQGRWYRLGSQVMRRPLAWGGIALIVLIALAAPVAGVRIGVPDDRVLPPGHSVRDAYDQLRADFAAEPQDALQIVPAEAGTTADPDELATYAADLSLVDGIAQVGSPAGTFADGSRIGPADPRLTSASGEQRIEAVPTHAALQDRVADDLTGDVRSLPSPFGEHLVGGYPAQLVDLRVALVEPLPLIGALLLVVTFVLLFLCSGSLLIPLKATLLNLLSVGVMFGVLIIIFQNGLFADVLGFTPVGTLDPAFPLLMFCVVYGLSMDYEVFMISRIREAYDQTGDNQAAVLTGLQRSAPLITAAAFTLAVSFGVYATGEVMYLQMVGIGTAVAILLDATVIRGILVPAFMQLAGDANWWLPGPLQRAFGRLRIREAE from the coding sequence GTGAGCATTCACTCGCAAACATACCCCGCCCCTACTCCGCCTGAAACCACCCGGCGCTCCTCTCGCCTGGAAGCGCTCGCCGGTCTCGTCTACCGCCGCCGCCTCGTTGTCATCATCGCCGCGATCGTGGTGTCCCTCGGCCTGCTGGTCGTTGCCGCAGGGGCGATGTCGACGTTCGTGCTGAGCCGTTGGGAGGCGGCCGGGACCGAGTCCGTGCGTGCCCAGGACGAGCTCGCCGACCGGTTCGGGACCGGCAACGCCAACCTCATCCTCGTCGTGACCGCGACCAGCGGGTCGGTCGACGACCCGACGGTGGCCCGTGCCGCAGAGCAGCTCGGCGACGAGCTCGCCGACGAGGAGGCGGTCGCCGAGGTCTGGTCCTACTGGTCCGGTCCGGCGCCCGACGCCACCATGCGCAGCGAGGACCGCTCCTCCGGAGTGATCCTCGCGCACGTCACCGGTGACGCGACCAGCGCCCGAGAGGCGATCCGCGGCTACCTCCCCGACTACACCCGGGACGGGTCCGCGGGGCCGATCGAGGTGCGCATCGCCGGCTCCGAAGCCGCCTCGACCCAGATCGGCGAGCAGGCCACCGCCGACTTCGTCCGCGCCGAGATGGTCATCATCCCGCTGATGCTGATCCTGCTGATCGTGATCTACCGTCGCCTCTCGTCCGCGCTGCTGACCCTCGGCGTCGGACTCTTCTCGGTCCTCGCCACCCTCGCCGGGCTCCGGGCGCTCACCGGCATGGTCGAGATCGCGAGCTTCGCCGCCAACATCACGCTGGTGATGGGCATCGGTCTCGGCGTCGACTACAGCCTGTTCGTCATCTCCCGTTTCCGCGAGGCCCTCGGCCGCGGCGCAGGCGTCGAGGAGGCGTTGCGGGAGACGCTGCGTACCTCGGGACGTACGGTCCTGTTCAGCGGTGCCACTGTCGCGGCCGCGATGGCGGTGCTGCTCATCCTCCCCTTCGACTTCCTGCGTTCCTTCGCCTGGGCGGGCATCCTCACGGTCATCACCGCGGGCATCGGTGCGCTCGTCATCCTGCCCGCTGCCCTCGCCGTCCTCGGCGAGCGCTGGGCTCGCCGTGGCATCACCGTCCCGGCGCAGCGCCCGGTGGAGCAGGGCCGTTGGTATCGGCTCGGCTCGCAGGTCATGCGACGGCCTCTCGCCTGGGGCGGGATCGCCCTGATCGTCCTGATCGCGCTGGCCGCGCCCGTGGCTGGAGTGCGGATCGGCGTACCCGACGACCGCGTGCTGCCGCCCGGTCACTCCGTGCGCGACGCCTACGACCAGCTTCGCGCCGACTTCGCGGCCGAGCCACAGGACGCGCTGCAGATCGTGCCGGCCGAGGCCGGCACCACCGCCGACCCTGACGAGCTGGCCACGTACGCCGCGGACCTCTCGCTCGTCGACGGCATCGCCCAGGTCGGCTCGCCGGCGGGGACCTTCGCCGACGGCTCTCGGATCGGACCGGCAGATCCGCGTCTGACCTCCGCATCGGGCGAGCAGCGGATCGAGGCGGTGCCGACCCATGCCGCGCTGCAGGACCGCGTCGCCGACGATCTCACCGGCGACGTACGGTCCCTCCCCTCGCCCTTCGGGGAACATCTGGTCGGGGGCTACCCGGCCCAGCTGGTCGACCTCCGAGTGGCTCTGGTCGAACCGCTGCCGCTCATCGGGGCGCTGTTGCTGGTGGTGACCTTCGTCCTGCTGTTCCTGTGCAGCGGCAGCCTGCTCATCCCGCTGAAGGCCACGCTGCTGAACCTGCTCTCGGTCGGGGTGATGTTCGGAGTGCTCATCATCATCTTCCAGAACGGGCTCTTCGCCGATGTGCTCGGGTTCACCCCGGTCGGCACGTTGGACCCGGCGTTCCCGCTGCTCATGTTCTGCGTCGTCTACGGGCTCTCGATGGACTACGAGGTGTTCATGATCTCCCGCATCCGCGAGGCCTACGACCAGACCGGCGACAACCAGGCAGCGGTGCTCACAGGTCTGCAGCGCAGCGCCCCGCTGATCACCGCTGCCGCGTTCACGCTTGCGGTCTCGTTCGGTGTCTACGCCACCGGCGAGGTGATGTATCTGCAGATGGTCGGGATCGGCACCGCCGTCGCCATCCTCCTCGACGCCACCGTGATCCGCGGGATCCTGGTCCCGGCGTTCATGCAGCTGGCCGGCGACGCGAACTGGTGGCTCCCGGGCCCGCTGCAGCGGGCCTTCGGGAGACTCCGCATCCGCGAAGCCGAATAG
- the araA gene encoding L-arabinose isomerase: MSKPTAPKPYGDREVWFFTGSQDLYGEETLRQVAEQSQEVARALDASSDVPAKVVWKPVLKDSASIRRAMLEASSDDNVLGVITWMHTFSPAKMWIAGLDALQKPLLHLHTQANVELPWSEIDMDFMNLNQAAHGDREYAYIATRLGVARTTVVGHVSNPAVTRRVGTWIRGAAGWAATHGLNLVRFGDNMRNVAVTEGDKTEAELRFGVSVNTWGVNDLVAAVEAVDEAAVDALVTEYEDLYDVTPELRKGGERHESLRYAARQEIAMEAFLVERDAMAFTTNFEDLGGLRQLPGIAVQRLMSKGYGFGAEGDWKTAVLVRAAKVMGEGLPGGASLMEDYTYDLTPGAVVILGAHMLEVCPSLTTSKPKVEIHPLGIGGREDPVRMVFDADAREGAVVVSLADMRDRFRMTANVVDVVPPAQALPKLPVARAVWAPRPDFTTSAEAWLTAGGAHHTVMSTAAGIEAFEVFADIARTELLVIDESTTRRGFADQVRWNQVFYRVAQGL, encoded by the coding sequence ATGAGCAAGCCCACAGCGCCGAAGCCCTATGGCGACCGCGAGGTCTGGTTCTTCACCGGCAGCCAGGACCTCTACGGCGAGGAGACCCTGCGTCAGGTGGCCGAGCAGTCCCAGGAGGTCGCCCGCGCGCTCGACGCCTCCTCCGACGTCCCGGCGAAGGTCGTGTGGAAGCCCGTCCTGAAGGACTCCGCGTCCATCCGCCGCGCGATGCTCGAGGCGAGCTCCGACGACAACGTCCTCGGCGTGATCACCTGGATGCACACCTTCAGCCCGGCCAAGATGTGGATCGCCGGCCTGGACGCACTCCAGAAGCCGCTCCTGCACCTGCACACCCAGGCCAACGTCGAGCTCCCCTGGTCGGAGATCGACATGGACTTCATGAACCTCAACCAGGCCGCCCACGGCGATCGTGAGTACGCCTACATCGCCACCCGCCTCGGCGTCGCCCGCACCACCGTCGTCGGTCACGTCTCCAACCCCGCGGTCACTCGCCGCGTCGGCACCTGGATCCGCGGCGCTGCCGGCTGGGCTGCGACCCACGGGCTCAACCTGGTCCGCTTCGGCGACAACATGCGCAACGTCGCGGTCACCGAGGGCGACAAGACCGAGGCCGAGCTGCGCTTCGGCGTCTCGGTCAACACCTGGGGCGTCAACGACCTGGTCGCGGCCGTCGAGGCCGTCGACGAGGCCGCCGTGGACGCGCTCGTCACCGAGTACGAGGACCTCTACGACGTGACCCCCGAGCTCCGCAAGGGCGGCGAGCGCCACGAGTCGCTGCGCTACGCCGCCCGCCAGGAGATCGCCATGGAGGCGTTCCTGGTCGAGCGCGACGCGATGGCGTTCACCACCAACTTCGAGGACCTCGGCGGCCTGCGCCAGCTCCCCGGCATCGCGGTGCAGCGGCTGATGAGCAAGGGCTACGGCTTCGGCGCCGAGGGCGATTGGAAGACCGCGGTCCTGGTCCGCGCCGCGAAGGTGATGGGGGAGGGGCTGCCCGGCGGTGCCTCCCTGATGGAGGACTACACCTACGACCTGACCCCTGGCGCGGTGGTGATCCTCGGCGCCCACATGCTCGAGGTCTGCCCCTCGCTGACCACGTCGAAGCCGAAGGTCGAGATCCACCCGCTCGGGATCGGCGGCCGCGAGGACCCGGTCCGGATGGTCTTCGACGCCGACGCTCGCGAGGGTGCCGTCGTCGTCTCGCTCGCCGACATGCGTGACCGCTTCCGGATGACCGCCAACGTGGTCGACGTGGTCCCGCCGGCCCAGGCGCTGCCGAAGCTGCCGGTCGCCCGGGCCGTCTGGGCCCCGCGTCCCGACTTCACCACCTCGGCCGAGGCCTGGCTGACCGCCGGCGGCGCGCACCACACGGTGATGTCGACCGCCGCCGGGATCGAGGCCTTCGAGGTCTTCGCCGACATCGCCCGCACCGAGCTGCTGGTCATCGACGAGTCCACCACCCGGCGCGGCTTCGCCGACCAGGTGCGCTGGAACCAGGTGTTCTACCGCGTCGCCCAGGGGCTGTGA
- a CDS encoding L-ribulose-5-phosphate 4-epimerase, with amino-acid sequence MTGVPATLRAAVDAAKERVAALHAELPRWELVVWTAGNVSERVSNPDGEDLLVIKPSGVAYEDITAEAMVVCDLAGNLVEGERSPSSDTAAHAYVYANMPEVGGVVHTHSTYATAWAARGEEIPCVLTMMADEFGGPVPVGPFAIIGDDSIGRGIVETLRESRSPAVLMQNHGPFTIGKDGRSAVKAAVMCEEVARTVHIARQLGQPLPIDPHHIDSLYDRYQNVYGQH; translated from the coding sequence ATGACGGGCGTACCTGCCACTCTTCGCGCCGCCGTCGACGCCGCCAAGGAGCGCGTCGCCGCGCTGCACGCCGAGCTGCCCCGCTGGGAGCTGGTCGTGTGGACCGCCGGGAACGTCTCCGAGCGGGTCAGCAACCCCGACGGCGAGGACCTGCTGGTCATCAAGCCCTCCGGCGTCGCCTACGAGGACATCACCGCCGAGGCGATGGTCGTGTGCGACCTCGCCGGCAACCTCGTCGAGGGAGAGCGGTCGCCGTCCTCGGACACCGCCGCCCATGCCTACGTCTACGCCAACATGCCCGAGGTCGGGGGAGTGGTGCACACCCACTCCACGTACGCCACGGCCTGGGCCGCCCGCGGGGAGGAGATCCCCTGCGTGCTCACCATGATGGCCGACGAGTTCGGCGGCCCGGTCCCGGTCGGGCCGTTCGCGATCATCGGTGACGACTCCATCGGTCGCGGCATCGTGGAGACGCTGCGGGAGTCACGCAGCCCGGCGGTGCTGATGCAGAACCACGGGCCGTTCACCATCGGCAAGGACGGCCGCTCCGCGGTCAAGGCCGCCGTGATGTGCGAAGAGGTCGCCCGCACCGTGCACATCGCGCGCCAGCTCGGCCAGCCGCTGCCGATCGACCCCCACCACATCGACTCGCTCTACGACCGCTACCAGAACGTCTACGGCCAGCACTGA
- a CDS encoding xylulokinase — translation MTQRAGVLPDLEETSLGIELGSTNIKACLIGPDHAPLATGSHLWENELVDGLWTYSLEAVWAGVQGAVAALGDEVERRYGTRPMTFGSIGVSAMMHGYLAFDDAGELLVPFRTWRNTNTAVAAAELSEILGTNIPLRWSVAHLYQAILDDEPHLPRIASLTTLAGYVHRALTGEHVLGVGDASGVFPIDPATGSYDQRMLEQLGHLAAAKRPGLRVEGLLPQVLPAGADAGRLTPAGAALLDPTGLLRPGIPLCPPEGDAGTGMVATNSVAKRTGNVSAGTSIFAMVVLEAPLATVHHAIDIVTTPAGDPVAMVHCNNGASELDAWAGVFGEFAAALGHPCEPDAVFSALLTAALKGSPDGGGLVAYNYLAGEPIAGLDEGRPLFVRTPGSRLDLAGFARAQVYGVFGTLALGMRVLADQGVEIDAMFAHGGLFRTAGVAQRLLAAAIGAPVAVGRTAGEGGAWGIAVLAAYARAAAAERDLTLSDYLAERVFGDIDLEVVEPDAADLAGFRTYLERYEAGLQIERAAVASLVSGADNPKNAAEGDQ, via the coding sequence ATGACGCAGCGAGCAGGCGTGCTGCCTGACCTCGAAGAGACCTCGCTCGGCATCGAGCTGGGCTCCACCAACATCAAGGCGTGCCTGATCGGGCCCGACCACGCGCCCCTCGCCACCGGCTCCCACCTGTGGGAGAACGAGCTCGTCGACGGGCTGTGGACCTACTCGCTCGAGGCGGTCTGGGCAGGCGTGCAGGGCGCCGTCGCCGCCCTCGGCGACGAGGTCGAGCGCCGCTACGGCACCCGGCCGATGACCTTCGGGTCGATCGGGGTCTCGGCGATGATGCACGGCTACCTCGCCTTCGACGACGCCGGCGAGCTGCTGGTGCCCTTCCGCACCTGGCGCAACACCAACACCGCCGTCGCCGCCGCCGAGCTGTCGGAGATCCTCGGCACCAACATCCCGCTGCGTTGGTCGGTCGCCCACCTCTACCAGGCGATCCTCGACGACGAGCCCCACCTGCCTCGGATCGCCTCGCTGACCACCCTCGCGGGCTACGTCCATCGAGCGCTGACCGGTGAGCACGTGCTCGGCGTCGGCGACGCCTCCGGAGTGTTCCCCATCGACCCCGCCACCGGGAGCTACGACCAGCGGATGCTGGAGCAGCTCGGTCACCTGGCCGCCGCCAAGCGCCCCGGCCTGCGGGTCGAAGGGCTGCTCCCGCAGGTCCTCCCGGCAGGCGCCGACGCCGGCCGGCTCACCCCCGCGGGCGCCGCGCTGCTCGATCCCACCGGACTCCTCCGGCCCGGCATCCCGCTGTGCCCGCCCGAGGGCGACGCCGGCACCGGGATGGTCGCCACCAACTCGGTCGCCAAGCGCACCGGAAACGTCAGCGCCGGCACCTCGATCTTCGCGATGGTCGTGCTCGAGGCACCGTTGGCCACCGTCCACCACGCCATCGACATCGTCACCACTCCGGCCGGCGACCCGGTCGCGATGGTGCACTGCAACAACGGTGCCAGCGAGCTCGACGCGTGGGCCGGGGTCTTCGGCGAGTTCGCTGCCGCGCTCGGTCACCCCTGCGAACCCGACGCGGTCTTCAGCGCCCTGCTCACCGCAGCACTGAAGGGCTCGCCCGACGGTGGCGGGCTGGTGGCCTACAACTACCTGGCCGGCGAGCCGATCGCCGGCCTCGACGAGGGCCGCCCGCTCTTCGTACGCACCCCCGGCAGCCGCCTCGACCTCGCCGGGTTCGCGCGCGCCCAGGTCTACGGCGTCTTCGGCACCCTCGCCCTCGGCATGCGTGTGCTCGCCGACCAGGGTGTCGAGATCGACGCGATGTTCGCCCACGGCGGCCTGTTCCGCACCGCGGGCGTCGCCCAGCGGCTGCTCGCCGCGGCGATCGGCGCCCCGGTCGCCGTCGGCCGCACCGCCGGCGAAGGCGGCGCTTGGGGGATCGCGGTGCTGGCCGCGTACGCCCGGGCGGCCGCGGCCGAGCGCGACCTGACGCTGAGCGACTATCTCGCCGAGCGCGTCTTCGGTGACATCGATCTCGAGGTCGTCGAGCCGGACGCCGCCGACCTCGCCGGGTTCCGGACCTACCTCGAGCGCTACGAGGCCGGCCTGCAGATCGAGCGCGCTGCCGTGGCCTCCCTCGTCTCCGGCGCCGACAACCCGAAGAACGCAGCAGAAGGAGACCAGTGA